From the genome of Primulina eburnea isolate SZY01 chromosome 12, ASM2296580v1, whole genome shotgun sequence, one region includes:
- the LOC140808063 gene encoding 7-deoxyloganetic acid glucosyltransferase-like — MYNRSPLPHVFVFPLPLQGPVNCMLKLAELLSLQNIRITFLNTQHIQQRLLSCTDHKSHFKRYPNLRFETVPDGLPEDNPRTGDQIPNLLASMEIVAAPIFREMVTVGAYGPDSEAPVTCIIADGIFTFAPGVAGEIGVPLLYFDTISPCGLWAYLCLPKLIEAGEVPFKDDNMDELIMNAPGMEGIIRRRDLPSFCRAKDLDDPLIKLVLREDEHIPLARGLIFNTFQELEAPILSQMRNICPNVYAIGPLHTHLKARLEAETTTSNSIWKEDMSCISWLDMQPLRSVVYVSIGSLVIITKEQFLELWHGLVNSGSRFLWVQRQGSVIGGDMGSEPPVELAQGTKERGCIVSWAPQQEVLAHPAVGAFFTHSGWNSSLESIVEGKPMICWPYGVDQQVNSRYVEEVWKLGVDMKDMCDRVVIEKMVKEVMESRKDELLERADHVAKLAKASVSEGGSSFRDLDRLIDDMKSMRIQATSGQN; from the exons ATGTATAATCGCTCCCCCCTTCCCCATGTCTTCGTCTTCCCTCTGCCGCTTCAGGGCCCCGTCAACTGTATGCTCAAGCTCGCCGAGCTCTTATCCCTGCAAAACATCCGAATCACCTTCCTCAACACGCAGCACATTCAGCAGCGCTTGCTCAGCtgcacagaccacaagagtcaCTTCAAAAGGTACCCCAATCTCCGTTTCGAGACAGTCCCGGATGGCCTGCCTGAGGATAATCCACGCACGGGGGATCAAATCCCGAATCTGCTGGCGTCTATGGAAATTGTGGCTGCGCCCATCTTCAGAGAGATGGTGACTGTGGGGGCATACGGCCCGGACTCGGAGGCGCCGGTGACGTGCATAATTGCGGACGGGATATTCACTTTTGCGCCGGGAGTCGCGGGGGAGATCGGCGTCCCGCTGTTGTACTTTGACACCATTAGTCCTTGTGGGCTTTGGGCTTATCTGTGTTTGCCGAAGCTTATCGAAGCTGGGGAGGTTCCTTTCAAAG ATGATAACATGGATGAGTTGATAATGAACGCTCCCGGAATGGAAGGCATCATTAGGCGGCGAGACCTTCCCAGCTTTTGTCGCGCAAAAGACCTCGATGATCCGCTCATAAAACTTGTTCTTAGAGAGGATGAACATATTCCCTTAGCTCGAGGGCTGATTTTCAACACGTTTCAAGAACTAGAGGCGCCTATATTATCTCAAATGCGCAATATCTGCCCAAATGTTTACGCCATAGGACCCCTCCACACTCACTTGAAAGCAAGGCTCGAGGCTGAAACGACCACGTCAAATAGTATATGGAAAGAAGACATGAGCTGCATTTCTTGGCTCGATATGCAGCCCTTGAGATCTGTTGTATATGTCAGCATTGGAAGCCTTGTGATCATTACAAAGGAACAGTTTTTGGAACTTTGGCATGGTTTGGTGAATAGTGGGTCGAGATTCTTGTGGGTTCAAAGGCAGGGCTCGGTTATAGGAGGTGACATGGGGTCTGAGCCGCCGGTTGAATTGGCCCAAGGGACAAAAGAAAGGGGTTGTATTGTGAGTTGGGCTCCACAGCAAGAGGTTTTAGCACATCCTGCGGTAGGGGCATTTTTTACGCATAGTGGGTGGAACTCGTCGTTGGAGAGTATAGTAGAGGGGAAACCGATGATTTGTTGGCCATATGGTGTGGATCAACAAGTGAATAGTAGGTATGTCGAGGAAGTGTGGAAGCTGGGAGTGGACATGAAGGATATGTGTGATCGAGTCGTGATCGAAAAAATGGTTAAGGAGGTTATGGAGTCGAGGAAGGACGAGTTATTGGAGAGGGCAGATCATGTAGCCAAGTTGGCCAAGGCGAGTGTAAGTGAAGGAGGTTCGTCTTTTCGAGATTTGGATCGTCTGATCGATGATATGAAGTCGATGAGGATACAGGCGACCTCGGGGCAAAACTAG
- the LOC140807990 gene encoding 7-deoxyloganetic acid glucosyl transferase-like: MLQSPSPMTRSPIPPHVLLFPLPLQGPVNSMLKLAELLCLADLHITFVVTDYINSRLQRHSNFQSRFDHYPNFQIKTVSDGLPEDHPRGDKFIELFDSLKRKTKPLFKEMLSSGCLESDSRRRVSCIVADGILGFTCDVGNELGIPVFYVRTISACCLWVFFCLPKLIEAGEIPFNGDDMDELIKSVPGMERFLRRRDLPSFCRSGNIADQNILLYRTECDEIPRAYGLILNTFEELEGPILSEIRSLCPNIYTIGPLHAHLTAKLAARGSSQPTFSNSLWEEDQTCVAWLDAQPSKSVIYVSFGSLVNITSEQYMEFWHGLVNSGQRFLWVIRPDSILNKDSGSRIPDELSEGTKERGYIVDWAPQEEVLAHPSVGGFLTHSGWNSTLESVFEGLPMICWPYFLDQQVNSRFVGNVWNLGLDMKDTCDRNLVEKMVRDLMEVRKGEFLQRADQMAKSAKRCLVEGGSSYNSFERLVIDIESMDAQVS; encoded by the exons ATGCTCCAGTCTCCATCCCCGATGACCCGATCCCCGATCCCGCCGCACGTACTCCTCTTCCCACTACCCCTCCAAGGCCCCGTAAACTCCATGCTCAAGCTCGCCGAGCTTCTCTGTCTAGCAGATCTCCACATAACCTTCGTGGTCACAGACTACATCAACTCTCGCCTCCAGCGCCACTCCAACTTCCAGTCCCGTTTCGACCACTACCCGAATTTCCAAATCAAGACTGTGTCAGATGGGCTGCCGGAGGATCACCCCCGGGGGGACAAATTCATCGAGCTGTTCGATTCCTTGAAGCGTAAAACCAAGCCTTTGTTTAAGGAGATGCTGAGCTCTGGGTGCCTGGAGTCGGATTCTCGCCGGAGAGTGTCGTGTATCGTTGCCGATGGCATTCTGGGATTCACGTGCGATGTGGGGAACGAGCTTGGGATTCCTGTTTTCTACGTGAGGACGATCAGTGCTTGCTGCCTTTGGGTGTTCTTCTGTCTTCCCAAGCTTATTGAAGCTGGAGAGATTCCCTTCAATG GAGATGATATGGATGAGCTGATAAAGAGTGTACCGGGAATGGAAAGATTTCTCCGGCGTCGTGATCTGCCGAGTTTTTGCCGATCTGGCAACATAGCTGACCAGAATATCCTATTGTATAGAACGGAATGTGATGAAATACCACGAGCCTATGGTCTTATACTTAACACGTTTGAAGAACTAGAAGGTCCGATCCTTTCTGAGATTCGTAGTTTGTGTCCGAATATTTACACCATAGGACCGCTACATGCCCATCTGACAGCGAAACTAGCCGCTCGAGGGTCATCGCAGCCCACTTTTTCGAATAGTTTGTGGGAAGAGGACCAGACCTGCGTGGCATGGCTCGATGCACAACCGTCGAAATCTGTGATTTATGTGAGTTTTGGAAGTCTTGTTAATATAACAAGTGAGCAATATATGGAGTTCTGGCATGGTTTGGTAAACAGTGGTCAGAGATTCCTTTGGGTCATACGGCCGGATTCCATCCTTAACAAGGACTCGGGGAGTCGAATTCCAGACGAGCTATCCGAAGGTACGAAAGAGAGGGGGTATATAGTCGACTGGGCACCTCAAGAAGAGGTTTTAGCCCATCCATCTGTTGGCGGATTCTTGACTCACAGCGGATGGAACTCGACTTTAGAGAGCGTGTTTGAAGGCTTGCCGATGATTTGCTGGCCTTATTTCCTCGATCAACAAGTCAACAGCCGGTTCGTTGGGAACGTATGGAATCTCGGATTGGATATGAAAGACACTTGTGACAGGAATCTTGTGGAGAAAATGGTCAGGGATCTTATGGAGGTGAGAAAGGGGGAGTTCTTGCAAAGGGCTGATCAGATGGCGAAATCGGCTAAACGATGCTTGGTTGAAGGCGGATCGTCGTATAATAGTTTCGAACGTTTGGTAATAGACATAGAATCCATGGATGCACAAGTTTCTTAA
- the LOC140807677 gene encoding glucan endo-1,3-beta-glucosidase 4-like has product MTNFKIWIQALILCCGVFFNSAGAFIGINIGTEVSNLPSAADIVAILKAQKLTHIRLFDADSHMLNALSNTGIEVMVSVTNEEVLGLGESASAAAAWINKNVAAYVPSTNITAISVGSEVLTSIPNAAPILVPAMNYLYKALVASNLNHLIKVSTPHSMDIIPRAFPPSTATFNTTWNSTIFLILQFLKNTNSFYMLNAYPYYEYVKSGGIFPLDYALLQPLSSVKQIVDPNTLFRYDNMLDALVDATYYSIAALNFSRIPILVTETGWPWFGGANEPDATAQNAEAYNNNLIRRVSNDSGPPSQQAIPINAYIYELFNEDQRPGPVSEKNWGVLFTNGTTVYDISLSVSDELPNFSSVFCIAKPGGDERLLRDGLNWACGAGRSDCRAIQQGQPCYFPDTLQNHASYAYNDYYQKKWNSGGTCDFGGTATTTTVDPSYGSCRFTGSSNASTGGVFQPPAFGPIGPSSGSSKNLVHSVLVVVMISTLFLLHMNLRNIP; this is encoded by the exons ATGAcgaattttaaaatatggatTCAAGCTCTCATACTGTGTTGTGGAGTATTCTTCAATTCCGCAG GGGCCTTTATTGGGATAAATATTGGAACTGAGGTTTCAAACCTACCTTCGGCTGCTGATATTGTTGCGATCCTTAAAGCTCAAAAATTGACTCATATCCGCCTTTTTGATGCTGATTCACACATGCTGAATGCACTATCAAACACTGGCATTGAAGTCATGGTTAGTGTCACAAATGAGGAAGTGCTAGGTCTCGGGGAATCAGCTTCTGCGGCAGCAGCGTGGATTAATAAGAATGTTGCAGCTTATGTCCCCTCGACCAATATTACAGCAATTTCTGTTGGGAGTGAGGTTCTTACTTCTATCCCTAATGCCGCACCAATCTTAGTCCCTGCTATGAATTACCTGTATAAAGCCTTAGTTGCATCAAATCTGAACCATCTAATTAAAGTGTCGACCCCACATTCAATGGATATAATTCCTAGAGCTTTTCCTCCTTCGACTGCCACCTTTAACACGACGTGGAACTCTACTATTTTCCTGATCCTTCAATTCTTGAAAAACACAAATTCCTTTTACATGTTAAATGCTTATCCTTATTATGAATATGTTAAgagcggtggcatttttcctctCGATTACGCGCTTCTCCAACCACTCTCCTCGGTCAAACAAATTGTGGATCCTAACACTCTTTTCCGTTACGACAATATGTTGGATGCTTTGGTAGATGCCACTTACTATTCTATAGCtgctctcaacttttcaagaaTCCCAATTCTTGTGACTGAAACTGGTTGGCCATGGTTCGGTGGTGCCAATGAACCTGATGCTACTGCCCAAAATGCGGAAGCATATAATAACAACTTGATCCGTCGTGTGTCAAATGATTCAGGTCCCCCGAGTCAGCAGGCCATTCCAATAAATGCTTATATTTACGAGCTCTTTAATGAAGATCAGAGGCCGGGGCCTGTTTCAGAGAAAAACTGGGGTGTGCTTTTCACCAATGGTACCACTGTCTATGACATAAGTTTGAGTGTTTCGGATGAACTTCCCAATTTTTCTTCCGTATTTTGTATTGCTAAACCGGGTGGGGATGAGAGATTGCTTCGAGATGGGCTCAATTGGGCATGTGGGGCTGGTCGATCAGATTGCCGAGCTATCCAGCAAGGACAGCCCTGTTACTTCCCCGATACATTGCAAAATCACGCTTCTTATGCTTACAATGATTACTATCAGAAGAAGTGGAATTCTGGTGGGACTTGTGACTTTGGCGGCACAGCTACGACAACTACTGTGGATCCTA GTTATGGCTCCTGTAGATTCACGGGGAG TTCGAATGCTAGCACCGGCGGAGTGTTTCAACCTCCAGCGTTCGGACCCATCGGTCCATCCTCAGGAAGCTCAAAGAACTTGGTCCATTCTGTTCTGGTAGTTGTGATGATTTCTACTTTGTTTTTACTTCATATGAATCTGAGAAACATTCCGTAG